In Spiroplasma chinense, the DNA window TTTATCTTTCTAATTACTTTGGTTGTATTTTCATCTTCAAATACTGCCTCTTTTATTTTATCGTTCTATAATAGTTAGAATACAGTGGGTTAAAAATAAAAAAATACATTTAATATAATGTATCTTATTTTGATAATTTGTAATTAGAGTAATTTACTTTTGTTTTTTAATGGATTCAATTTTTTTGTTTAATTCTTCAATTTCAAGTTTATAAAATTTTTCTTGTTCTTTTATTCTTGCTTCTTGTTCAGCAATTTTTCTTTCGTGCGCTTCCGTTTTTTCTAAAAGCTCTTGTTTTAATCTCATAAAAGCAAAATCTTTTTTTGTTTCAAAATCTTTAATTGCTTTTTCACAATCTTTATTTACATCTTTTAAATTGTATCTTTCTATTTCTCTAGCCACTGTTACGTTCATCCCTCTATTTATCTTTCTAATTACTTTGGTTGTATTTTCATCTTCAAATACTGCCTCTTTTATTTTATCACTCAATAATAGTTAGAATCCTGCGGGTTAAAAATAAAAAAATACATTTATTATAATGTATCTTATTTTGATAATTTGTAATTAGAGTAATTTACTTTTGATTTTGAATGGATTCAAGTTTTTTGTTTAACTTTTCAATTTCAAGTTTATAAAATTTTTCTTGCGCTTCCATTTTTTCTAAAAGCTCTTGTTTTAATCTCATAAAAGCAATATCTTTTTTTGTTTCAAAATCTTTAATTGCTTTTTCACAATCTTTATTTACATCTTTTAAATTGTATCTTTCTATTTCTCTAGCCACTGTTACGTTCATCCCTCTATTTATCTTTCTAATTACTTTGGTTGTATTTTCATCTTCAAATACTGCCTCTTTTATTTTATCATTCTATAATAGTTAGAATACAGTGGGTTAAAAATAAAAAAATACATTTATTATAATGTATCTTATTTTGATAATTTGTAATTAGAGTAATTTACTTTTGTTTTTTAATGGATTCAATTTTTTCGTTTAATTTTTCAATTTCAAGTTTATAAAATTTTTCTTGTTCGATACTTTTTTGTTCTTGATCTTTTAATTTTGCTTCTTGTTCAGCTTGTTTTCGGTCTTGTTCAATGATTTTTCTTTCTTGTGCTTCTATTTTTTCTAAAAACTCTTGTTTTAATCTCATAAAAGCAAAATCTTTTTTTATTTCAAAATCTTTAATTGCTTTTTCACAATCTTTATTTACATCTTTTAAATTGTATCTTTCTATTTCTCTAGCCACTGTTACGTTCATCCCTCTATTTATCTTTCTAATTACTTTGGTTGTATTTTCATCTTCAAATACTGCCTCTTTTATTTTATCATTCTATAATAGTTAGAATACAGTGGGTTAAAAATAAAAAAATACATTTAATATAATGTATCTTATTTTGATAATTTGTAATTAGAGTAATTTACTTTTGTTTTTTAATGGATTCAATTTTTTTGTTTAATTCTTCAATTTCAAGTTTATAAAATTTTTCTTGTTCGATACTTTTTTGTTCTTGATCTTTTAATTTTGCTTCTTGTTCAGCTTGTTTTCGGTCTTGTTCAGCTTGTTTTCGGTCTTGTTCAGCTTGTTTTCGGTCTTGTTCAATGATTTTTCTTTCTTGTGCTTCTATTTTTTCTAAAAACTCTTGTTTTAATCTCATAAAAGCAAAATCTTTTTTTATTTCAAAATCTTTAATTGCTTTTTCACAATCTTTATTTACATCTTTTAAATTGTATCTTTCTATTTCTCTAGCCACTGTTACGTTCATCCCTCTATTTATCTTTCTAATTACTTTGGTTGTATTTTCATCTTCAAATACTGCCTCTTTTATTTTATCACGATTAGTTTCATATTCAGGAGAATCGGGTGGAACAGTTTCTTTGATAATAGGAGTAATAGTTTTTTCCTTAAAATTAAACTTTAACCCAACATTAAAAGCAACATCAATCACATGTTCATCTTCAGTAACATTTGTAAAATCTTTAGTATCTTTGAAAGCGTTGATTATTTTTAATAGTTCATTTAAATTATTAACTCTAATTGATTTGGAAGTCTTTGTTGGGTTATTATTTTTTTTAATTTTGTCTTTCATTTTATCACCTCACTATTACTATCGTCATGAAAAGAAATAAAATGTACAAAAAAATGTAACTAATTTTAAAAAAAGTATAAAAAAACTAATGCCTAAGCATTAGTTTTGGTTTTTATAGCCCACATTTTAATTGTGCCCCACAGTTTGCACAAGTAACACATCCAGCTGAATCTATTAAAGTTCCAATTGTACACATTGGACATAAGTCTCCGACATCATTTCCAATTTTTTGTTCTTGTGTAATTTTTTTAGGTACGTCAGTTTCTTGAATTGGTGTCAACTCTTGTTCTTCTTTTAATAAGTGTTCGTCATCTGTGTCAAGTGATAAAACTTGTGTATCACGACTTCCGTCAACATAAACTGTTCCACCTTTTGCTCCGCCTTTGTAAAGTCTTGTATAAATTTTTTCAACTTGTTCAACTTTATATCCTTTAGGTGCATTAACAGTTTTTGATATTGATGAGTCAACTCATCTTTGAATGATACATTGAACATCTGCATGAGCTTCTGGTGCAAGTTCCATTGCACTTACAAAGTAATCAGGTAAAGGTTTGTCTGTATATTCTGGGTTATATTTTAATCATTCTTGAACAATTTTAGCTTTAACTTCCATGAACTTTCCAAGTCTTCCACTTCTAAAGTATGAGAAAGCAAAGTAAGGTTCAAGTCCTGTTGAACATCCAACCATTGTTCCAGTTGAACCTGTTGGTGCAACTGTAATTAGGTGAGAGTTTCTAATTCCTTCATCAAGAATTCCTTGTCTAATGTCTTCTGGCATTTTTTTCAAGAATCCTGATTCAATAAATTTTTCTCTATCTTCTAAGAATGGGAATGATCCTTTTTCTTTTCCAAGTTTAATTGATGTTCTATAAGCTGTTGTTGTTATAGTTTCAAAGATTTTGTCAACAATTTTGTTTCCTTCTTCTGATCCATATTTTACTCCAGCTCAGATTAATAAATCGTGTAATCCCATTACACCAAGTCCAACTCTTCTTTCACCAAGTGCTTGTTGTTTGTTTGGTTCCAAGAAGTATGGAGTTGAGTCAATTACGTTGTCTTGCATTCTCACACAAACAGAAACTGTTTTTGCAAGTTTATCGTAAAGAACTTCTTTAGTTTCTTTATCAACAAAGTTTGCTAAGTTAACTGCTGCTAAGTTACATACTGAGTAAGGTGCTAAAGGTTGTTCACCACAAGGATTTGTAGCAACAACTTTTTGACCATATCCTTTTGCATTTGTCATATCATTTGCAGTATCTAAGAAGAAAATTCCAGGTTCTGCAGAATAAGTTGCACAGAAGTTAATCAAATCTCATAAGTCTTTTGCTCTAATTGATTGATAAACTTTTGATGGATATCTTCTTTTTTCTCATTCGAATACATCCCCTATGTCAGCTCATTTAGTGTCATAGAAATATTTTTGTTCTTTTGTTAAATTTTCTAGATCTGGATATTTTAATTCTCAGTCTAAATCTTTTTCAACTGCTTCCATAAATTTGTGAGAAATTGTAACAGAGATATTTGCACCAGTCATAAATTCTGGGTTAGCAACAACTCATTTTCCTCCCACTTTCAATTTTTCTGCAGCTTCTTTTATAAGTGAAGCGTCAACATTTGTTGGATTTGCAATTACATTTTCATATAATTTTCTTTCAACTTCTGTTAAATATTCAAATCTTAATTTTCTATTTGCTTCTTGACGAATTAATTCACTTGGTGAATTATTTCTTAATCATAATAAGATGTTTGGGTTTTGCATTTTTGAAATAATAAACTCAATTACATCTGGGTGTCAATCAGCTAACATAATCATTTGAGCTCCACGTCTTGAACCACCTTGTTCTATTAAGTGAGTTAATAGAGAAAGGTCATTCAATCAAGACACAGCCCCACTTGAACGACCACCAACACTTTTTGCTGGTGCTCCTTTTGGTCTTAAAGTTGAACCATTTGTTCCAACTCCTCCACCTCTTGACATGATTTCAGTAACTTGCGCTCTATGGTGAGAGATTGCAGCTCTGTCATCTTTAATAAATGGCATTACATAACAGTTAAAGTATGTAACTTCACTACCACTTCCTGCACCGTATAAAACTCTTCCTGCAGGTATAATATTTAATTCACCAAGTTCTCTTGCGAACTCTTTTCCGATTTCATCACGAAGTTCTTCTTTTTCAACTTGTGCTAAGTTGTTACCAACTCTTTTTGCAATTTGTTCAAAGAATAATTCTAATGGTTTTTCTAGTTCATATTTTTGTTTAATAATCAGATTTTCACTGTTTGTTTCTTTTAATAACTCTGGATCTATTGCTCCCAAATATCCTTCGTCAACTTCAATTATATAAGTTCCGTTATCTTTAATTTCTTTTACATAACCAATTCCTCTTGATGGGAAAACTGGGTCTGCTTTAATAGTTGTGATAACTAAATCACCAACTCCTAAAGAAACAAGGTTTTTATCTTTTTGTGAATATCTATCTAGCATAACCATTCTTGAAACACCTTCAAACACCATTTTATCTGAATTTTCAATTGGATAAAGGTGTTTGAAGTATTTATGTATGTCTTCATTGATGTTCTCAATTTGCTTTTGATTGTAAAGCTCTTGCATTATAAATTCCTCCTGTTGATATTTTTTTGATTGCTTAAAAAGCGCCCAATAATAGATATCCACTAATCATTAGCCAATGTGTAAAAGTGGATAACTTTTTTATAATATATGAAAATACGAAAAAATCTAGTACTTGGAAAATTTAATTACCCCCTTTAATAGCCACAAGATAAAACACTTATTTTAAAGTAGATTGGAAAATTAAACCAATAATTTTTTCCATATTAACACTTATAATTTTGGATCAAAAAAACACCATTGTAACATGGTGTTCATATGCGCATATGATATTGTAAATTAACGTTTTGAGAATTGTGGTGCTCTACGTGCTCCGTAAAGTCCGTATTTTTTACGCTCTTTAACACGAGCATCACGAGTCAATAAACCTTTACCTCTTAATTCTGGTTTGTAGTCTTTACTTGCTTCTAATAAAGCTCTTGCAATCCCTAAACGAGCTGCTCCAGCTTGACCTGTAAATCCTCCACCTTTAACTGTAATTTTGATTGAAAAGTCTGATTTTGTACCTGTTGCTTCTAGTGGTTGTTCCATATCTTGAACTAAAGTTGCATATGGGAAGAACTCTAGAGCTGGTTTTCCGTTAACAATTATTTCACCTGTACCTGGAGTTAAGATAACTTGAGCAACTGAAGATTTTCTTCTACCAGTTCCTCTGTACATAACAGTATTTTTATTTGCAGCCATTATTTATTATCTCCTTTTGTGTTTCTTGTTATCACTAAAACTTCAGGGTTTTGTGCTTGGTGAGGGTGTTCAGGACCAGCGTACACGTGTAGTGCACGGTATTGGTTTGAACCTTGTACGTTTTTAGGTAACATTAATCTTACAGCTCTTTCAATGATTCTTTCAGGGAATAGTGCACGTTGTGTTTTAACGTTTCTTGATTTTAATCCCCCTGGGTGCATTGAGTGGTGGTAGTAGTTTTTATCAGATTCTTTTTTTCCTGTTAAAACTACTTTTTCAGCATTAACAATAATAACGTGGTCACCGTTGTTAATGTGTGGTGTAAATGTTGGTTTATGTTTTCCTCTTAAAACTTTTGCAACTTCAGTTGATAAACGTCCTAAAATTGCGTCAGTAGCGTCAACTACATATCATTTTTTAGCAATATCTGCTGTTTTAATAAGTGTAGTTTGTTTCATGTGCTTTTTCTCCTTCGCTTCCGGGGCTTGTGAGTAAGCAAATATATTATATATTAAAAAATAGGTTTAGGACAAGGGTTTATGATTTTTTTAAATAAAAAAGTGAATAATAAGCATTATGTCCTAAAAAAATAAAAAAATATTGCTTGTTAGATTTAGCTGCAAATCACATAAACTTAAAATATTTCAAGCTAAAATAGTACAATTTTTGCTTTAAAATATGCACTCGAGTTTCTTCTATTGAATCAAAGAAGTTTAAATTATCATAACTATATTTAATTCTTGTGAGTTCTGTATTAATATAAATCCATAAGTTCTTTCTTTTACTGTTTTTCGGTCAAAAATCTTTTAACTTTTGTAAACAATTTTATAATTTTCTTAATTTATTTTATACACAACAGCGACTCAATTAAACAAAAAGAAGATTTATCATCTTCTTTTCTTTTTTTATTCTTTATCAAAATCACTTCTGTTAAAGTAAATACCTGGATCACCATTTTCTTTTGGTTTTGCTATAAAGAATCTTTCAAAGTTTTCTCCTTCTTCAGGTTTAAGATTTCAAATAAAGGAATCTTGATATACTCTAACTTCTAAATAACCAAATTCTTGAAATGTTAAAATTGTATCCATTTCATATGCATTTCAAATTGTAAAAGCAGATTTTTTTCATCTCCTACATTTTTATAGTCATTAAAAATTAAGGGATTAATTTTTTCTTCCACTGCAGAGTTTAACCCTCCGGTGTAACTTCCTTCGTTATAAACTACATTAAAAATGTTTTTTTCATTCTTATCTTTAATGTCATAATTATATTCTCGATTTCTTTCATAACTTTGCGTTGCGCTATCTATGTAATCGCGAACGTCTTCAAAATTATATGTCATAAAAGTTATTAACGTTTTTGTATAAATTTCTTCTAATTTTTTACCACTTAAACCTTTTAAATCATTATTATAAATATAAGCCGATGTTAGCGTATGATTTTTTAAATTTGCTTTTAAGTAATCAATTGCACTGTCAAATTTTTGGATTTCATAGTCTTGTCATCAAAAAGTTTCTTCAGGTTCTGGTTCAGATGGAACATTATGTTTTGGATCTTCGCACGAAACCGCCAAACTAGTTGGGACCGTTAACACTGTAGCGCTTAGTAATTTTAATAATATTTTTTTCATTTTTAATCTCCTTTGTTTATTAGCGTAAAAATTTTGCTAACAACTTCTTTCATTTCTTCTTCTGTTGACCAGTAGAATGTTATTAATTCTTTTCCAGTATTGTAAACATAAACTCTTCTACTTCTGTAAATGGTTTTTACACCTGTTATGAGATTTATATTATTTTTATATGCATTTAATGCATTTTCATAATTATTGAAATAAAGTGTTCTATTTTCAAATGAGAAACTATATACATTATATTTTCCATTTGAAATTAAATCATCAAAGTTAGTATATTCGTTTTCTAAATTATTCAACTCTTTTTTGTTTATAAAGTTTTCTTTTACATTTATTGTCGAAGTTAAATAACTTAAAGCATTTTCTTCGTTATAATCTTCAGATATTATTTCTCCATTTGGATTATATAAGTAAAACTTTTTATAAAGTATTGGTGATTGTTTGTCAAATTGTATTTTTTTAGCACCTTCAATGGTTGTAGATATATTTACACCTATATTATCAATAAAGGTGTAAGGTGTTGAACCTGAATCTGATATAAACCATCAAGCATTTAGGATATTATCTCCTTCACTTGGATAGTCCAAATACGTAAAGTTATTTTTTCACTTGTTTTTTATTTGTTTCTATATTCTTTCATTCCTCTTCTTTTTTTCCTTTCTTATTCATTTTTATATTAACAAATTCTAAAATTAATTTCCATTTATTTATTTGATTTTAGAAATAAATTTATTTGTTTTCACAATCTCTTTCTTCTATCCAAATTTTTGCATCCAGATTTTCAATTATCTTTTTTAAAATAAGGGTATTTATATTAGATTTAATACTATTATAAGAACACTGAAAAATAAACTAATAGTCAAGAATAAATTGCTTTAAGGTTCAAAAAAACAAACGTTCCTCATGATCATTCAAATGCAATTTTTTTTATTCTTATATTTTGATACATAGTTACTTATTATTAAGAAATAAAAAAATAAAACAGTTTGAACATCTAAAATAAAATTGACAATAAAAAGATACTTTTATTGTTAATTTTATTAATAGGTGTTCTTTTACTATGGCAAAACAATATACAAAAGATGAAAAACTTAACATTTTAAAAGAGTGTGTGGATGCTTCAATAACAAATGTATCTGTAAATTTGACCTGAGCCCTTCGACAATTAAACGTTGAAGAAGAGAATTTAAGGAAGAAGGAGAAGGTGCCCTTGAATGAGGGAGAGGTTCAAGTGCAAAAAGTCACGAAAAAAAATTCAAAAATCAAGATTGAATTTTAAAAGAACCTGATGACATGAATATTGATGAACTTAAAGAAACTTTAAGAATGGAGAGAGTGCTAAAAAAGTATTTGGCGAAGACAACTGGAGAAAAGTGCTTCGCCATTTTAGAGTTAAAAAACCTATTTTCCTTACAAAGTCTTTGTTTATATCTTGGAGTTTCTAGACAAGGTTTTTATGATTGATTAAATAGCAGTAAACCAAAATACAAAAACTTGGATAATGAGGTTGCCGATCTCATAAATAAACTTTATTTTAAATTTAAAAGAAAATATGGATATCAAATGCTTACATTATTTCTTAACAAGTATTTTGGAAAAAATTTAAAACCATGAGTGGTATATAGGTATATGAAAATATTAAAAATCATAGCTGTTAGAATAAAAAAGTGTCTGATAACGACAAGTCTGGACCGTTAAGATATCCAAATTTATTAAACAGAAATTTTGAATCAAATAAATTGAATGAAAAATAAAAAACAGATGTTACTTAGATAAAAACTTCCACTGGAGTTGCTTACTTATCTGCGATAAAAGATCTTACAAGTTCAGAAATTGTAGATTGAAAGCTTTCAAGAAACCCGAACAACGAATTATCTCATGGCAATTTATTGTCTGCTATTAAAAAAAGAGGAGTTCCAAAGTTAATGCATTCAGACCAAGGTGGTCCATATACTAACGATACGTGAAAAGAAATTTGTGGTTCAAACGGTATAAGAATATCAATGTCTAAAAGAGGGAATTCGCCCGACAACTGGTCTTGTGAATCATTCTTTAGTAGCATAAAAAATGAATGCATTTACACCTACAAAGTTTCTCAACTCAATTTTTCAAATATATATAAGATAATTTTTGACTATATAGAATTTTACAATTATGTAAGAACTAGATTAAAAGATAAAAAAACTCCATACGAAATTCGTATGGAGAAAGTCTCACTTTAATGTCAATTTTAGTTAACAACTTCATATAGTCTTTTTTTGTTAACTTTTAATTCATTCATTTACATTAGATGTTCCAAATGGGTTAGTTTTGATTCAATCTAACAATTGTGATCAATAAGCTTGTATTAATTTATAAAGATCCTTATAAGACTCAGAAGGTTGGTACTCAGCAATGTTTGTGTTTTCTTCTATAAGTTCATCTTCAAAAAACTTAATGCTATCAAATTCTGGTGAATGTTTGGTAAAAGTTTTATAATTTTCCTCTGTCGCTTTATCGGAATATATTAAGAACTGCATTTCTTTAAAATAATAAGCATTCATAAGTGGATACATAAACATAAATTCTTGGAATTTTTCAACTTCTACCAACTGTTTATAAGCTTCATTTATTTCTTCATCTGTTGAATCCTTACTATATATGATGTCAAATGATTCTTTATATTCTTCCCTTAAAAACTTGTACAGTTCTCCATATTTTTCTCCCATCTTAGATGCAACTTCATCTAACTCCTTAAACATTACACCCTTTGAAACTTGTTCTGGTATTATAGCAAACTTATGAATTTGCTTGTCTTCGTTTGGGCTATCGCCACATGCTACAACTGTAGCCCCTGTTGAAACAACAAGATTTGCTGCTCCTAAAAAACTTAGTAATTTTTTCATTTTTTCTTTCTCCGTATTCCTACAAAAGAATTTTAGCAAAAACAAGAAATAATTTCTATAATAAATAATAATTATATTATTTTTTCCAGCAATATACAACACTTTTTAAAGAAAATAAAAAAACTAGGTAGAACCTAGTTTTGTGACTATTTAAGTAACTTTCAATTATTATTAACCTTTCCCTTATCACTCAAAGAGCTTATCCAAAAAAGCTTAAGCAATAGCTGCCAGTTACTTTGTTAAAAATGACGTTATTTAACTTTCCTATTAAAATAGCCACAAATAAATAATACACTCTTTAAATGCAAAATGCAAATAACTGGTTTTTAACTTTAATTACTAAATGACATTAACTGTAAATGTTAGAACTTTAAAGTAGTTTTTAACACCCTCTTTGTCAGTTCCTCTTTGTTGAAATTTAACAGAATACGTTTTTCCTTTTTTAGGTTCAGTTATTGCAAAAATAGCTCAATCTCCTTGAATAAATGCAACAGAGAAATCATTTTCAAACTCCTTATATATAACCAATTGAGGTCTGCTGTTAAGCACTTTAGCCCTGTAATTAAACCATTTATTTTCTTCACCTTCTAAAACCTTATATTCTATAGGTTTAATTATTTCTTGATTAGTATCTTTGTCAAGTAAAGCTACATCATCTGGACATATTATTAAGGTTTGTATACCGATAGGGAATTTGTAATTCTTTGGTACTATCCTAATTATTAAATAAATTGGTTTAGTCAATTTTTCATCAGTTTGATAAATTAATTTAATATCTTTACCATCATTTAAAAATTGAGCTTTTAAATTTTTATCAGAACTTTCAATTGCTTCAACCCCTTGTACTTCATCGTTATTTTCTACACTTCACAAGAATTCAGTGTTTTCTGGATAAATAAAATCTTGAACTGAATCATCTTTTAAAATAACTTCTAGTCCAGTGTTTTGACTATTACTTACTTTTATTTCATTTCCCCAAAAACCTTCACCATTAATTGGTTTGGCTCTTAAATAAATAGTTTTTTCAAAATTAGAGTGTTTGGTAATTACTTTAACTTCATTATCTTCAACATACACCTTAACCAAATCAGAATCTATTTGTTGTTTGAAATCTTCAAAAGGATCCAAAGAAAATTCTAATTGTTCCAAATCTGACATGTTTGAAACTTTTATAGCACTTTGGTCACCACTATTTGTGTTTAAAGCAACTTTATCTAAATAGATACTTTCCTTCATTACACCATAGTTAATATTTATTGTAGATTGGCTACCCAATACAGACATATCCCCTCATTTATCATTTCATCATTCAAAAACCTCTACCCTGTATTGTCTTTCATATCTATTGACAATTCCTAAATCATTTAGATTTACATAAACTAAATTTTTTGAACCTTTTTTATCTTTATCTAAAGTAGCTTTAAATTTACCAAATGAATACTCTTCTACAAAACCTTTAAAAGCTTCTTCAACTTCTTGTTCATTAACAAATAATTTTTTAGATCTTCTATAACTTGATTTAATGTGAATAAAAAAATCTTTTCATTTTCCAGTTAAAGAAACCACTTCACAAGACACAACATTTACTGCCAATGGAGAAACTATAGAAAGTCCCCCTAAAAATGCAATTAACTTTTTCATACAAAATTACCCCCGACTGTATTTCTATGATTGCTAATTTATATAATATAATTATAAACGTTTTTATCAAAAAAACAAAAAGTCCACGTTAGTGGACTTTTAGTATTGAATATTATATAAAGTTAAACCTTTAGCTTCTGCCATAAAAGGTAATTTTTCACGCTTACAATTCAAAACATCTTTTACTGTGTTTAAATCTGTTTTTCCTGTAGCATAAGCTAAAGCAGCACCCATCATCATTCTGATTTGATATCTAATAAAGCCTTTTGCTTTAAAAACTATTTTTACCAACTCACCAATTGTTACAATTTTTATTTCATCAACTATTCTTTTTGACTCTATAATATTAAATTCTTCACCTTTTAATCCAGAAAAGTTTTTAAAATCATGATAGCCAACAAAAAGTTCTAAACAATCTGTTAGTTTATCTAAATCTATATGGTATTTTGGTTTAAATCAGTAACGATTTTTAAATACATCATCATCTCCAAAATTTAAATTATAATGATAAGTTTTTTGAATACAGTTTCTTACACGATAACTTTGTTCTATTTCTTTTGCATTTTTTATATTTATCCCAAGTGGTAATGCATTATTTAATGCTTTTAAAAAACCTGGTAGATTTGGTTTAAAATCCAACTCCACTCAGGCTTTTTGATCATTTGCATGAACTCCAGAATCTGTTTTGCTAGCACCCACAACTCTAAAGGTAGAATTTCTAGCCACTCTTGATAAAGCGCTTTCAATTTCTCCTTGAATAGTTGATTGTCCTTTTTGTTTGGCTCAACCGCAAAAATCAGTTCCGTCATATTCAATTGTAAATAAGTAATAGTTCATTAAATGTTTAAGATAGCATCAATTCTTGGGATTTGAATTTGACTTAATACATTAATATAAGGATAACAGAATAAAGATACTGCAATTGCCATATAGAATGCAAATACTACTCAGTCAACAAATCTAAATTTAACTTGTCTGTATCTTGTTCTTTTAGCATGAGGGTCGTAACCCCTTGAATCCATAGCATATGCTAAGTCTTCTGCTTTTTGGAAAGCAGAAACTAAAAGTGGAATTATTAAGGAAGTCATAGATTTTATTTTATCCTTCATCTTACCGTTTTTAAAGTCAATTCCTCTTGAAGATTGTGCTTTCATAATTCTTCCAGCTTCATCAATTAAAGTTGGTATCATTCTTAAAGCAATAGAAATAATTGTTGAGAAAATATAAACTGGTATTCCTATTAGTTTTAAAGGTCATAATAAATCTTCAATTGCTAAAGTTAACTCTAAAGGTTGAGTTGTTCCAGTTAATATTGTTGTTAAAGTAATCATAAAGAAGATTCTCATTGTCATGTATATAGCTCTATAAAAAGCTTGTTCTGAAAATCAAAGGAATTTTCAGTTTAATACATAACCAAATTGAGTAGTTTCTACTCATCTAGCACCACTTCCCAAATCATTTCATTGATCTGGTTGAACAGTTGGTTTTAACATAAGAATATTTATAAGTATTAGCATAAAAAAGATAAGTGAAATTGGTGTAAATAATTTAATAAGCATTTTGAAACTAAGTTTACTAATTGAAAACATTACTAAAATTGATGTTCCAATTAATGCAAAACCTGTAAATCCTATTGGGAAAAATACAGCCACAATTAAACTTATTATCATAAACAATTTAACTCTTGGGTCCATTTTATGAATCAAAGAGTTATAGGGCATGTATCTACCAAATACCATTCTCATATTTATTCCAACTTCCTATTTTTTATTTTCTTTAATGACTTGCGCCATTTCTTTAACATTTCTAAACTTATGTTTAGTAATATCTATACCTTTTTCTTTTAATTTATATGCTAATTTGTATAATTTTGGAGGTTCTATTTCAATTTTTTTCAATAATTCTTCATTACCAAAAATTTCAAATGGATCTCCTACGGCAATAATTCTTCCTTTATGCATAACAATAACTTCGTCTGCAATTTGTAAAACATGATCCATGTTGTGAGTTACAATTATTATTCTTTTTTGTTTTTCTTTATTTAAATTATAGAAGAGATTCATAAAATCTTCTTCTCCTTGCGGGTCCAATCCACCAGTAGGTTCATCAAGAACTAATGTGTTTCCATCCATTGCAACAATTCCTGCAATAGCAACACGTCTTTTTTGACCCCCACTTAAATCAAATGGACTTCTTTTGGCATAATCTTCTGGTAAATCAACCATTCTTAAAAGTTCTGGTATTCTTTTAAATGTGTCTTCTTTTTCTGCACCAAGATTTATAGGTCCAAAAGCAATATCTTTTTCAATTGTGTCCTGGAATAATTG includes these proteins:
- a CDS encoding lipoprotein yields the protein MKKLLSFLGAANLVVSTGATVVACGDSPNEDKQIHKFAIIPEQVSKGVMFKELDEVASKMGEKYGELYKFLREEYKESFDIIYSKDSTDEEINEAYKQLVEVEKFQEFMFMYPLMNAYYFKEMQFLIYSDKATEENYKTFTKHSPEFDSIKFFEDELIEENTNIAEYQPSESYKDLYKLIQAYWSQLLDWIKTNPFGTSNVNEWIKS
- the rplM gene encoding 50S ribosomal protein L13 gives rise to the protein MKQTTLIKTADIAKKWYVVDATDAILGRLSTEVAKVLRGKHKPTFTPHINNGDHVIIVNAEKVVLTGKKESDKNYYHHSMHPGGLKSRNVKTQRALFPERIIERAVRLMLPKNVQGSNQYRALHVYAGPEHPHQAQNPEVLVITRNTKGDNK
- a CDS encoding vitamin B12-dependent ribonucleotide reductase; protein product: MQELYNQKQIENINEDIHKYFKHLYPIENSDKMVFEGVSRMVMLDRYSQKDKNLVSLGVGDLVITTIKADPVFPSRGIGYVKEIKDNGTYIIEVDEGYLGAIDPELLKETNSENLIIKQKYELEKPLELFFEQIAKRVGNNLAQVEKEELRDEIGKEFARELGELNIIPAGRVLYGAGSGSEVTYFNCYVMPFIKDDRAAISHHRAQVTEIMSRGGGVGTNGSTLRPKGAPAKSVGGRSSGAVSWLNDLSLLTHLIEQGGSRRGAQMIMLADWHPDVIEFIISKMQNPNILLWLRNNSPSELIRQEANRKLRFEYLTEVERKLYENVIANPTNVDASLIKEAAEKLKVGGKWVVANPEFMTGANISVTISHKFMEAVEKDLDWELKYPDLENLTKEQKYFYDTKWADIGDVFEWEKRRYPSKVYQSIRAKDLWDLINFCATYSAEPGIFFLDTANDMTNAKGYGQKVVATNPCGEQPLAPYSVCNLAAVNLANFVDKETKEVLYDKLAKTVSVCVRMQDNVIDSTPYFLEPNKQQALGERRVGLGVMGLHDLLIWAGVKYGSEEGNKIVDKIFETITTTAYRTSIKLGKEKGSFPFLEDREKFIESGFLKKMPEDIRQGILDEGIRNSHLITVAPTGSTGTMVGCSTGLEPYFAFSYFRSGRLGKFMEVKAKIVQEWLKYNPEYTDKPLPDYFVSAMELAPEAHADVQCIIQRWVDSSISKTVNAPKGYKVEQVEKIYTRLYKGGAKGGTVYVDGSRDTQVLSLDTDDEHLLKEEQELTPIQETDVPKKITQEQKIGNDVGDLCPMCTIGTLIDSAGCVTCANCGAQLKCGL
- the rpsI gene encoding 30S ribosomal protein S9, translated to MAANKNTVMYRGTGRRKSSVAQVILTPGTGEIIVNGKPALEFFPYATLVQDMEQPLEATGTKSDFSIKITVKGGGFTGQAGAARLGIARALLEASKDYKPELRGKGLLTRDARVKERKKYGLYGARRAPQFSKR
- the truA gene encoding tRNA pseudouridine(38-40) synthase TruA; the protein is MNYYLFTIEYDGTDFCGWAKQKGQSTIQGEIESALSRVARNSTFRVVGASKTDSGVHANDQKAWVELDFKPNLPGFLKALNNALPLGINIKNAKEIEQSYRVRNCIQKTYHYNLNFGDDDVFKNRYWFKPKYHIDLDKLTDCLELFVGYHDFKNFSGLKGEEFNIIESKRIVDEIKIVTIGELVKIVFKAKGFIRYQIRMMMGAALAYATGKTDLNTVKDVLNCKREKLPFMAEAKGLTLYNIQY
- a CDS encoding transposase; the protein is MNIDELKETLRMERVLKKYLAKTTGEKCFAILELKNLFSLQSLCLYLGVSRQGFYDWLNSSKPKYKNLDNEVADLINKLYFKFKRKYGYQMLTLFLNKYFGKNLKPWVVYRYMKILKIIAVRIKKCLITTSLDR
- a CDS encoding IS3 family transposase, with translation MHSDQGGPYTNDTWKEICGSNGIRISMSKRGNSPDNWSCESFFSSIKNECIYTYKVSQLNFSNIYKIIFDYIEFYNYVRTRLKDKKTPYEIRMEKVSL